The Parabacteroides sp. FAFU027 genome includes the window GAAAAACTAAAGCAATCGCAAAGTCAGGTTGTAGTTCCGTCAAACGACAAACTGATGCTCCAAAAAGTAACAAATCTGATTAAAGATAATATTTCGGATACCGGCTATGGATTAAGCAACCTGGCCTTTGACCTGGGAGCTTCAAAATCAACCCTCTACCGGAGAATAAAATCCATTACCGGGCTCTCTCCCATCGCATTCATCCGTTCGGTCAAACTTAACCATGCCAAATCGCTGCTCGGAAGACGCAACGGCGATGTCCTTGATGTGGTCTATGCGAGCGGCTTTTCTGACCCCAAATATTTTAGCCGCTGTTTCCGCAATGAATTTGGTGTGTTGCCCAGAGAGGTGATTAATTTCTGATAGTCGAAACCTGACAGGTTTTGAAAACCTGTCAGGTTTCGACTATCATCAGTATATTTTACTCTGACACAAATGTTGTTATTGATCGGGCAGGGAATATTATATTCTGATTGTTTTTGAATTGTCCGACCGGAAGGAGATCTTCTCCTGCAACATCTGAAGTTCTATACGCTTTCCAATCCATTTTTGCTTTACCGACCGATAATCTGGCTTTGTTAGGATGATTTGCGTAATTGATCATCACGACAACGGTCGTACCATCACTGTTTTTGTAAGCCGAAGTCATAACGCCCTGTTGATCAGTGGCACCGTCAGCAACTTCCTGCCCGTTTTTATCATACGCATGTACTCCAATTCTTGTTGCTCCCGGACGAATAAACCGGCTGTAATTTCCCAGACACCAAAGCAGCTTGGAATCAACCACATCACCTTCTTCATTCATCCGGTCGGTAAACATTCTGAGCAGTCCATCCTTGTAATCGCCGCCGATAGCCCTCCACCACTGCCAACTGCCAGCATTGGCATACACAAGGTCATGATGAATAATCCGGGCAACGTAAAGCGCCGTTTTCATCGTGCGGTCATAGCCGCCTCCTCCACCGATTTCGATATCATTTCCCATAATGCAGACTTCCGTTTCCCAAAATCCGACTTTATATTTCTGTAGGGAATCATTCATCATCCGGCGGATATTTTTCAAATCAGAGAGCGGTGTCGTCGTCCAGTAGCTATGTCCCACCAATCTACGGGGAACATTCGGAAGATTACCGAGATAGGTATCGGTGCTGTCACCGGAGAAAAAGGTCTGCACCTGATTTCCTCTTGCCGGCCCACTTAACGGATGAACGCGGAAGATACAATTATAATCAAATGATTCGGGTAAAAGAATCTGAGTTGACAATCCTCTTGAAGCAAACTGCTTACTGGTCTCTTTTATCAGGTGAGCGATTTCACGGTTTGTAGCCGGTGTTCCTTCCTGTTTCGGACCAATCCAGTTCCAATGTCCGTCGGGTTCATTCACCGGACAAATGTAATCGAGATGAATGCCATCGTGCTTCTCCAAACCTTCAGCCACATTCGACATAAAAAGGGCAAAATCATCGTAGCAATCCGGTTTAAGGTTGAATGTTCCTCCCCTACCGGTATTGGTTGCCAGTCCGTTTTGGGTAAAATAGACAGGAGGTGAATTAAAAAATCCGAGAAACTTATTGACACCACGCTCCTTCGCCAATTTCAGGAAATTGCGCTGTCCTTTCTGCTTCTCCCAGTTATAAGAACCGTCAGATTGCAGAAAACATTCTGTCCGCATCCAGGGCGAGCCAATCTGGCTTTCGTTTCCCTGCTCTGTGCTTCCGGCACCGATATTGAATCGCCACATCGAAAGGCCAATTCCTTTGGGCTGCCCGTTCTTTCCGGTTTCGAGGCTAAACAGCCAGTCGGCAATCTGCTTTGTTTTTGGTTCCGACCATAAGCCGACGGCTTGCATGCTCCAGCAATCGGACGCCCCGAAATGCTCAATGGTTTGGTACTTTTCCGTCGGATCTATTTTAAAGGTGCTGACTTGTTGCGCATTCATATCGCAAAAGGCCAACAAC containing:
- a CDS encoding glycoside hydrolase, with the protein product MNAQQVSTFKIDPTEKYQTIEHFGASDCWSMQAVGLWSEPKTKQIADWLFSLETGKNGQPKGIGLSMWRFNIGAGSTEQGNESQIGSPWMRTECFLQSDGSYNWEKQKGQRNFLKLAKERGVNKFLGFFNSPPVYFTQNGLATNTGRGGTFNLKPDCYDDFALFMSNVAEGLEKHDGIHLDYICPVNEPDGHWNWIGPKQEGTPATNREIAHLIKETSKQFASRGLSTQILLPESFDYNCIFRVHPLSGPARGNQVQTFFSGDSTDTYLGNLPNVPRRLVGHSYWTTTPLSDLKNIRRMMNDSLQKYKVGFWETEVCIMGNDIEIGGGGGYDRTMKTALYVARIIHHDLVYANAGSWQWWRAIGGDYKDGLLRMFTDRMNEEGDVVDSKLLWCLGNYSRFIRPGATRIGVHAYDKNGQEVADGATDQQGVMTSAYKNSDGTTVVVMINYANHPNKARLSVGKAKMDWKAYRTSDVAGEDLLPVGQFKNNQNIIFPARSITTFVSE